The following are encoded in a window of Candidatus Methylomirabilota bacterium genomic DNA:
- a CDS encoding YjhG/YagF family D-xylonate dehydratase yields MVTSFEQIVGSEPSVWAIETAGPGPQGRLPLTAEMLRDSPSGDIFGLTQNAGMGWDPGELGRPQYLMLSTQGGIRAADGRPIALGYHTGHWEIGLLMQAAAQELGELGCLPFAGFCSDPCDGRTQGTPGMMDSLAYRNDAAVVLRRLARSLPTRKGVLGIATCDKGLPAMMMALAALRDLPCVLVPGGVTLPPQAGEDAGTVQSIGARFAHGELTLERAAELGCRACGSPGGGCQFLGTAATSQVVGEALGLSLPHTALAPSGQPVWLDMARRSARALVALGTRGVTTRDVVTDAAIRNAMMVHAAFGGSTNLLLHLTAVAHAAGLRRPTVADWTDVNRRVPRLVDVLPNGPRNHPTVRVFLAGGVPEVMLHLRRAGLLDERVLTVSGEPLARGLDWWERSARRRALRERLREQDGVDPDDVIMDPERARTRGLTSTVTFPRGNLAPEGSVIKSTAIDPSVVDADGVYRKVGPARVFTTERAAIAAIKSTGPERVKPGDVMVLICRGPIGAGMEEIYQITSALKHLSWGKQVAVLTDARFSGVSTGACVGHIGPEALAGGPIGRLRDGDLVQIMVDRLRLEGSIDLVGADERMFGAEEGSRVLAGRPPRPDLAPDAKLPDDTRLWAALQQAGGGAWGGCVYDVDAIVAALTSPRPAGA; encoded by the coding sequence ATGGTGACCTCGTTCGAGCAGATCGTAGGATCCGAGCCGTCGGTGTGGGCGATCGAGACCGCCGGGCCCGGTCCGCAGGGCCGACTGCCGCTGACCGCGGAGATGCTCCGCGATAGCCCGAGCGGCGACATCTTCGGGCTCACCCAGAACGCGGGCATGGGCTGGGACCCCGGCGAGCTGGGACGGCCGCAGTACCTCATGCTGTCCACCCAGGGGGGCATTCGCGCCGCCGACGGCCGGCCCATCGCACTCGGCTACCACACCGGTCACTGGGAGATCGGCCTGCTGATGCAGGCGGCCGCCCAGGAGCTGGGCGAGCTCGGGTGCCTGCCCTTCGCGGGATTCTGCTCCGATCCCTGCGACGGCCGCACCCAGGGGACGCCGGGCATGATGGACAGCCTCGCCTATCGCAACGACGCGGCGGTGGTCCTGCGCCGGCTGGCCCGATCGCTGCCGACGCGCAAGGGCGTGCTGGGCATCGCCACCTGCGACAAGGGGCTGCCCGCGATGATGATGGCGCTGGCCGCGCTGCGGGATCTGCCCTGCGTGCTCGTGCCCGGCGGCGTGACCCTGCCGCCGCAGGCCGGCGAGGATGCGGGCACGGTGCAGTCGATTGGCGCGCGCTTCGCGCACGGCGAGCTGACCCTGGAGCGCGCGGCCGAGCTGGGGTGCCGCGCCTGCGGGTCCCCGGGCGGCGGCTGCCAGTTCCTCGGCACCGCGGCCACCTCGCAGGTGGTGGGCGAGGCCCTCGGGCTCTCGCTCCCGCATACCGCGCTGGCGCCGTCGGGCCAGCCGGTCTGGCTCGACATGGCCCGGCGCTCGGCGCGCGCGCTCGTCGCGCTCGGCACGCGCGGCGTCACCACCCGCGACGTCGTCACCGACGCGGCCATCCGCAACGCGATGATGGTGCACGCGGCCTTCGGCGGCTCCACGAACCTGCTCCTCCACCTCACCGCGGTCGCCCACGCGGCCGGGCTCCGGCGTCCCACCGTGGCCGACTGGACCGACGTCAACCGCCGGGTGCCGCGGCTCGTGGACGTGCTGCCGAACGGCCCGCGCAATCACCCGACGGTGCGCGTCTTCCTGGCCGGCGGGGTGCCGGAGGTGATGCTGCACCTCCGGCGGGCCGGGCTGCTCGACGAGCGCGTCCTCACCGTCTCCGGCGAGCCGCTCGCGCGCGGGCTCGACTGGTGGGAGCGCTCGGCGCGGCGGCGCGCCCTGCGGGAGCGGCTGCGCGAGCAGGACGGCGTGGATCCCGACGACGTCATCATGGATCCGGAGCGGGCGCGCACGCGCGGGCTCACGAGCACCGTGACGTTTCCGCGCGGCAACCTCGCGCCGGAAGGATCGGTGATCAAGAGCACCGCGATCGACCCGTCGGTGGTCGACGCCGACGGCGTGTATCGCAAGGTCGGCCCGGCGCGCGTGTTCACCACCGAGCGCGCCGCGATCGCCGCGATCAAGAGCACGGGGCCGGAGCGGGTCAAGCCGGGCGACGTCATGGTGCTGATCTGCCGCGGGCCGATCGGCGCGGGGATGGAGGAGATCTACCAGATCACGTCGGCGCTCAAGCACCTGTCGTGGGGCAAGCAGGTGGCGGTGCTCACCGACGCGCGCTTCTCCGGGGTATCCACCGGCGCCTGCGTCGGCCACATCGGGCCCGAGGCGCTGGCCGGCGGCCCCATCGGGCGCCTGCGCGACGGCGATCTCGTGCAGATCATGGTGGATCGCCTGCGGCTCGAGGGGAGCATCGACCTGGTGGGCGCCGACGAGCGAATGTTCGGCGCGGAGGAAGGGAGCCGGGTGCTGGCGGGCCGCCCGCCGCGGCCCGACCTGGCCCCGGATGCGAAGCTGCCCGACGACACGCGGCTCTGGGCCGCACTGCAGCAGGCCGGGGGCGGGGCGTGGGGCGGGTGCGTGTATGACGTGGACGCCATCGTGGCGGCGCTGACGTCCCCGCGCCCGGCGGGAGCGTGA